A genomic region of Nostoc sp. UHCC 0702 contains the following coding sequences:
- the urtA gene encoding urea ABC transporter substrate-binding protein yields the protein MSKRFNRRNFLIYSSATLGSSLFLKACVNNSPSATENTAASSNTSPVAATDSKTIKVGILHSLSGTMSISEKSVVDAEKLAIKEINAAGGILGKQIEPIVEDGASNWDTFREKATKLIDQDKVAVVFGCWTSASRKNVKPVFESKDHMLWYPVQYEGQECSKNIFYTGAAPNQQIEPSVDWLLKNKGKQFFLVGSDYVFPRTANTIIKAQLAALGGTTVGEDYLPLGNTEVTPIITKIKQALPNGGVIYNTLNGDSNVAFFKQLKGAGLTAQKYPSMSVSIAEEEVKAIGVEYLKGHYAAWNYFQTVDTPANKKFVAAFKKEYGENRVTNDPMEAAYIAVYLWKQAVEKAGTTDLAKVRAAAYGQTLDAPEGKVTMDANHHISKIVRIGQVRLDGLFDIVYATPAPVDPVPWNQFVKETKGFACDWSDPNKGGKYKKA from the coding sequence TACTGCCGCCTCTTCTAATACGTCTCCTGTGGCTGCTACTGATAGTAAGACCATAAAAGTTGGTATTTTACACTCTCTCAGCGGCACAATGTCTATTAGTGAGAAAAGCGTTGTGGATGCTGAAAAATTAGCAATCAAAGAAATTAACGCTGCTGGTGGTATTTTAGGAAAACAAATTGAACCAATTGTGGAAGATGGTGCTTCTAATTGGGATACTTTTAGGGAAAAAGCAACGAAGCTAATTGATCAGGATAAAGTTGCTGTAGTTTTTGGTTGTTGGACTTCTGCTAGCCGCAAGAATGTTAAGCCAGTATTTGAAAGCAAAGATCACATGCTCTGGTATCCAGTGCAATACGAAGGTCAAGAGTGTTCTAAAAATATTTTTTACACTGGTGCCGCCCCAAATCAACAAATTGAACCATCTGTTGATTGGCTGTTGAAAAATAAGGGCAAACAATTCTTCTTAGTTGGCTCTGACTACGTTTTTCCGCGCACTGCTAACACAATTATTAAAGCACAATTAGCAGCACTTGGTGGTACAACTGTTGGTGAGGATTACTTACCGCTAGGTAACACAGAAGTGACACCAATAATCACTAAAATCAAGCAAGCTTTGCCTAATGGTGGTGTGATTTATAACACTTTGAATGGTGATAGCAATGTTGCTTTTTTCAAACAATTGAAAGGGGCTGGCTTAACAGCACAAAAATATCCCTCTATGTCTGTAAGTATTGCTGAAGAAGAAGTTAAAGCAATTGGTGTAGAGTATCTCAAAGGTCACTACGCTGCTTGGAACTACTTTCAAACGGTAGATACACCTGCTAATAAAAAGTTTGTTGCAGCTTTCAAAAAAGAGTATGGGGAGAATCGGGTGACAAATGACCCAATGGAAGCAGCATACATTGCAGTTTATTTGTGGAAGCAAGCAGTAGAAAAAGCTGGTACTACTGACTTAGCTAAGGTGCGTGCAGCAGCATATGGGCAAACTCTAGATGCACCTGAAGGAAAAGTGACAATGGATGCTAATCATCACATATCTAAAATTGTGCGGATTGGTCAAGTTAGGCTAGATGGTTTGTTTGATATTGTTTATGCTACGCCTGCACCAGTTGATCCAGTTCCCTGGAATCAGTTTGTGAAAGAGACTAAGGGTTTTGCTTGTGATTGGTCTGATCCAAATAAGGGTGGTAAGTATAAGAAAGCGTAA
- the urtB gene encoding urea ABC transporter permease subunit UrtB, translating into MLTVFLEAVFNGISIGAVLLIAALGLAIIFGLMGVINMAHGELMMFGAYTTFVVQNGCKQLGGLWFEIYIFWALIIAFIFTAAVGLILERGVIRYLYGRPLETLLATWGVSLIFQQFVRSVNLVLVIGIALFCLLFFGGLWILNSRTNLAKIRNWVVMVLLFLSLGVTITTCNFLSQTYQLAVTQPWFGAQNVDVTAPTWLQDGISLAGVQFPFARLFIIGLTIICVTGIYLFLQGSKWGLRIRSVTQNRSMSACLGIPTAKVDAMTFALGSGLAGVAGCAISLLGSVGPNTGQNYIIDTFMVVVVGGVGNLAGTIVAALAIGTANFLIGSSTLASLLTPVKPLADFFAFFATTSMAKVMVFALIIVFLQWKPGGIFPQKGRSVDV; encoded by the coding sequence GTGTTAACTGTTTTTTTAGAGGCTGTATTTAATGGTATTAGTATTGGCGCTGTATTATTAATTGCTGCGTTGGGACTTGCCATTATATTTGGATTGATGGGTGTCATCAATATGGCACATGGCGAATTGATGATGTTCGGTGCTTACACGACATTTGTTGTCCAAAATGGCTGTAAACAATTGGGTGGTTTATGGTTTGAAATTTATATATTTTGGGCTTTGATTATTGCTTTTATTTTCACTGCTGCTGTGGGGTTAATTCTCGAAAGAGGTGTGATTCGTTATCTTTATGGACGACCTCTAGAAACTCTCTTAGCAACTTGGGGAGTGAGTTTGATTTTTCAGCAGTTTGTTCGCAGTGTAAATTTAGTTTTGGTAATTGGTATAGCACTGTTTTGTCTATTGTTTTTTGGAGGTTTATGGATTTTAAATTCGCGTACAAATTTAGCAAAAATTCGTAACTGGGTTGTGATGGTGTTGTTATTTCTATCGCTGGGGGTGACAATCACAACGTGCAACTTCTTGAGCCAAACTTATCAGTTAGCAGTGACTCAACCTTGGTTTGGCGCTCAAAATGTGGATGTAACAGCGCCTACTTGGTTACAAGATGGAATATCTTTGGCTGGTGTGCAATTCCCATTTGCTAGGTTATTTATTATCGGTTTAACGATAATTTGTGTGACTGGAATTTATCTATTTTTGCAAGGTTCTAAATGGGGTTTAAGAATTAGGTCTGTTACGCAAAACCGCAGTATGAGCGCTTGTTTAGGTATCCCAACTGCAAAAGTCGATGCGATGACTTTTGCACTGGGTTCAGGATTAGCTGGTGTGGCTGGATGTGCTATTAGTTTACTCGGTTCTGTAGGGCCAAATACTGGACAAAATTACATTATCGATACTTTTATGGTGGTTGTTGTGGGTGGTGTGGGGAATTTAGCTGGTACTATTGTGGCAGCTTTGGCAATTGGTACGGCTAATTTTTTAATTGGTTCTAGCACTCTGGCTTCGTTGTTGACTCCTGTTAAACCTTTAGCAGATTTCTTTGCGTTTTTTGCAACGACGAGTATGGCTAAAGTGATGGTATTTGCGCTGATTATTGTGTTTTTACAGTGGAAGCCTGGGGGGATTTTCCCACAGAAGGGTCGTAGTGTTGATGTTTAA